The following proteins are encoded in a genomic region of Roseofilum reptotaenium CS-1145:
- a CDS encoding ribbon-helix-helix protein, CopG family, whose amino-acid sequence MPQISIRLPDREIEHLQEYCKLTGRTQTDVIRELLRKLSVSGVLNPID is encoded by the coding sequence ATGCCGCAAATTAGCATTAGATTGCCGGATCGAGAAATTGAGCATTTACAGGAATACTGTAAGCTGACCGGAAGAACGCAGACTGATGTTATTCGTGAGTTGCTGAGAAAATTGTCAGTCTCCGGGGTATTGAACCCCATCGACTGA
- the ftsH2 gene encoding ATP-dependent zinc metalloprotease FtsH2 gives MKLSWKVILLWTLPALVIGFFVWQGAFAPNVVDGGQNAATTRMTYGRFIEYLEAGRVTQVDLYEGGRTAIVEAVDPELDNFQQRLRVDLPGNSPEVISQIRQAHVNLAIHPPRNEGAIWGLLGNLIFPLLLIAGLFFLFRRSGNVPGGPGQAMNFAKSKARFQMEAKTGVMFDDVAGIEEAKEELQEVVTFLKKPERFTAVGARIPKGVLLVGPPGTGKTLLAKAIAGEAGVPFFSISGSEFVEMFVGVGASRVRDLFKKAKDNAPCIIFIDEIDAVGRQRGAGIGGGNDEREQTLNQLLTEMDGFEGNTGIIIIAATNRPDVLDQALLRPGRFDRQVTVDAPDVKGRLEILDVHARNKKLATEVSLKAIARRTPGFTGADLANLLNEAAILTARRRKEAITMLEIDDAVDRVVAGMEGTPLTDGKSKRLIAYHEVGHAIVGTLLKDHDPVQKVTLIPRGQAQGLTWFTPSEEQSLISRAQLTARICGALGGRAAEAIIFGDAEVTTGAGGDLQQVTGMARQMVTRFGMSDLGPLSLEGQTNEVFLGRDLMSRSEYSEEIASRIDAQVRTIVEHCYDQALQIMRDNRHVIDRLVDLLIEKETIDGEEFRQIVAEYTAVPEKESYIPQI, from the coding sequence ATGAAATTATCTTGGAAAGTCATACTTCTGTGGACGTTGCCTGCCCTGGTCATTGGGTTCTTCGTCTGGCAAGGAGCCTTTGCCCCCAATGTGGTGGACGGAGGTCAGAACGCAGCAACTACTCGCATGACCTACGGCCGCTTCATTGAATATTTGGAAGCAGGTCGAGTCACTCAGGTTGACCTTTACGAAGGCGGTCGAACGGCCATTGTTGAAGCCGTCGATCCAGAACTCGATAACTTCCAACAACGCTTGCGGGTAGACCTCCCCGGTAACTCCCCAGAAGTGATTTCCCAAATTCGTCAAGCCCATGTCAATCTAGCGATCCATCCTCCTCGCAATGAAGGAGCGATTTGGGGATTATTGGGTAATTTAATTTTCCCCCTATTGCTAATTGCGGGATTGTTTTTCCTCTTTCGCCGTTCGGGTAATGTCCCTGGTGGCCCCGGTCAGGCGATGAACTTCGCGAAATCTAAAGCCAGATTTCAAATGGAAGCCAAAACAGGCGTAATGTTTGATGATGTGGCTGGTATTGAAGAAGCGAAAGAAGAGTTACAAGAAGTTGTGACATTTCTGAAAAAACCGGAACGGTTTACGGCCGTAGGCGCACGTATTCCTAAAGGTGTGTTGTTAGTCGGTCCTCCTGGAACCGGGAAAACCTTGCTGGCGAAGGCGATCGCCGGAGAAGCAGGTGTTCCTTTCTTTAGTATTTCTGGTTCCGAATTTGTAGAAATGTTCGTCGGAGTCGGTGCTTCACGGGTGCGCGACCTGTTTAAGAAAGCGAAAGATAACGCCCCCTGTATTATCTTCATTGATGAAATTGATGCCGTCGGTCGTCAACGGGGAGCCGGTATTGGCGGTGGAAATGATGAGCGCGAACAAACCCTGAACCAATTATTGACTGAAATGGATGGGTTTGAAGGTAATACTGGCATTATTATTATTGCCGCTACCAACCGTCCGGATGTACTCGATCAAGCCCTGTTGCGTCCCGGTCGGTTTGACCGTCAAGTAACTGTCGATGCTCCAGATGTGAAGGGACGGTTAGAAATTCTGGATGTTCATGCTCGGAACAAGAAACTCGCAACAGAAGTTTCCTTAAAGGCGATCGCCCGTCGCACCCCTGGCTTTACCGGTGCAGACTTAGCCAACCTCCTCAATGAAGCGGCTATTCTCACTGCCAGACGGCGCAAAGAAGCGATCACCATGCTGGAAATTGATGATGCAGTAGACCGGGTTGTCGCGGGAATGGAAGGCACTCCCCTCACCGATGGTAAGAGCAAACGCTTAATCGCCTATCATGAAGTCGGCCATGCGATCGTTGGCACCTTGCTCAAAGACCACGACCCCGTACAAAAAGTCACCCTTATTCCCAGGGGACAAGCTCAAGGGTTAACCTGGTTCACCCCTAGCGAAGAACAAAGCCTGATTTCTCGCGCTCAACTCACCGCTCGTATCTGTGGGGCACTGGGTGGTCGAGCTGCTGAAGCTATCATTTTTGGTGACGCAGAAGTGACCACGGGTGCAGGGGGCGACTTGCAGCAAGTGACAGGAATGGCTCGGCAAATGGTCACCCGTTTTGGGATGTCAGATCTCGGTCCCTTATCCCTAGAAGGTCAAACCAATGAAGTATTCTTAGGTCGGGATTTGATGTCCCGTTCTGAATACTCAGAAGAAATTGCCTCTCGCATTGATGCCCAAGTTCGTACTATTGTCGAACATTGCTATGACCAAGCCTTGCAAATTATGCGGGATAATCGCCATGTGATCGATCGCCTAGTAGACCTGCTGATCGAAAAAGAAACCATTGATGGGGAAGAGTTCCGTCAGATCGTGGCTGAATATACGGCTGTTCCTGAAAAGGAAAGTTATATCCCTCAAATCTAA
- a CDS encoding D-Ala-D-Ala carboxypeptidase family metallohydrolase — MTRLSPDQRNSLYTVESERVGIHKSILAGLYEVQQKPQLKDGETGLGISPANRIALESVDEFEGQVIYAANTIRVITDTLIGQGWQGDDLWDTTLGYYSEKFIGRVAEGYSPPPEELKAARLEPCDAKKLYGIYVQDLQTDYSLEKLPSNLSYLDIALLSLVERIPQYYQGLPHQRDGLLEVFRIWRNFDTREEAIADLTNTSPSTAPNWEETYIDPPLLQFLSRLSPNYLGYPHQREALIRLTQLWRNLDSREEAISSLERDTSPEPALFYLDPALIAFAQRVPQYYTGRGYQRQALTEAFRIWRKLSSRTAALAELGLEIKMLRSSSTDPNQLANTAAQLDRELLGFIKRVPFAYTEEEHQRNALIRMVQLWRGLDSREIAIYTLFEDLKRMNNTHRNSPDAPRQPGPIILPPRPNRWTPDNIQLHASIIPGGYFTWAEATHGGTRLPLNQSTVNAMVRIAVLAQQARDRIGRPFYITSWYRPPDINRRVGGVSNSRHIVGDGIDFYCDGLTGNQIYWFLDPWWPGGLGRYQRFPYIVHIDARSYRARWIR, encoded by the coding sequence ATGACCCGATTATCACCAGATCAACGTAACTCCCTGTATACCGTGGAATCGGAACGGGTAGGGATTCATAAATCGATTTTGGCAGGATTATATGAGGTGCAGCAAAAACCCCAACTTAAGGACGGAGAAACAGGACTGGGGATTTCCCCAGCCAACCGTATTGCTTTAGAATCCGTTGATGAGTTTGAAGGTCAGGTCATCTATGCTGCTAATACAATACGCGTGATTACGGATACACTGATCGGTCAAGGATGGCAAGGGGATGACTTATGGGATACGACCTTGGGCTACTATAGCGAAAAATTTATTGGGCGCGTGGCAGAAGGCTATTCTCCGCCACCGGAAGAGCTGAAAGCTGCCCGTTTAGAACCGTGCGATGCAAAAAAGCTCTATGGAATTTATGTCCAAGATTTACAAACCGACTATAGTTTAGAAAAGCTACCCTCGAATCTGTCCTATCTGGATATTGCCCTGTTATCTCTAGTCGAACGCATCCCCCAATATTATCAAGGGCTGCCTCATCAACGGGATGGGCTGCTAGAGGTGTTTCGGATCTGGCGTAACTTTGATACCCGTGAAGAGGCGATCGCCGATCTGACCAATACCTCCCCCTCTACAGCACCCAACTGGGAAGAAACCTACATCGATCCCCCCCTACTCCAATTCCTCTCTCGCTTATCTCCAAATTATCTCGGCTATCCCCATCAACGAGAGGCCCTGATCCGTCTCACCCAACTGTGGCGTAACCTCGACTCTAGGGAAGAAGCGATATCCTCCCTGGAACGAGACACTTCTCCAGAACCGGCCCTCTTTTATCTCGACCCTGCCCTGATTGCCTTTGCCCAACGGGTTCCCCAATACTACACCGGTCGCGGATATCAGCGCCAAGCCCTCACCGAAGCCTTCCGCATTTGGCGCAAACTCTCCTCCCGCACAGCAGCGCTGGCAGAATTAGGATTAGAGATCAAAATGCTCCGAAGTAGCAGTACAGACCCCAATCAACTCGCCAATACTGCCGCCCAACTGGATCGAGAGTTGCTCGGTTTTATTAAGCGAGTTCCCTTTGCTTACACCGAAGAAGAACACCAGCGCAACGCCCTGATTCGCATGGTACAACTGTGGCGAGGACTGGACTCGCGAGAAATTGCTATTTATACTCTCTTTGAAGACTTGAAGCGGATGAATAACACTCACCGCAACAGTCCTGATGCTCCTCGCCAACCCGGACCCATTATTCTGCCACCGCGTCCCAACCGTTGGACACCGGACAATATTCAACTCCATGCCTCGATTATTCCCGGGGGCTATTTTACCTGGGCTGAGGCTACCCATGGGGGGACTCGCCTCCCTCTCAACCAATCGACGGTCAATGCTATGGTCAGAATAGCGGTTTTGGCACAACAAGCTCGCGATCGCATCGGTCGCCCCTTCTATATCACCAGTTGGTATCGTCCCCCAGATATTAATCGGCGAGTTGGCGGAGTTTCAAATAGTCGGCATATCGTTGGAGATGGGATAGACTTCTATTGTGATGGACTCACTGGCAATCAAATCTATTGGTTTCTCGATCCCTGGTGGCCTGGTGGTTTAGGACGATATCAACGATTTCCCTATATCGTCCATATTGATGCTCGCAGCTATCGAGCGCGATGGATTCGCTAA
- a CDS encoding type II toxin-antitoxin system HicB family antitoxin: MVIRYQIILYWSEVDRAFIAEVPELPGCAADGATYQEAVQNAEIVIQEWIETAKELGCSIPEPQGRLSLS; the protein is encoded by the coding sequence ATGGTGATTCGTTATCAAATCATTCTCTATTGGAGTGAAGTCGATCGAGCCTTCATTGCTGAAGTTCCTGAACTTCCTGGATGTGCAGCCGATGGAGCGACTTATCAGGAAGCGGTGCAAAATGCCGAAATCGTCATTCAAGAATGGATAGAAACGGCAAAAGAACTGGGGTGCTCTATTCCTGAACCCCAAGGTCGATTATCCCTATCGTAA
- a CDS encoding type II toxin-antitoxin system VapC family toxin — protein MNVVIDANLLVVLVHEESRSQRVRNKFNEWIRDDVKIHAPNLVQYEVANALTRLVSANSFPQQQLAQAWILLNRLTITYHDLSEGTRIIEIALSLKRQSAYDASYIALAETLDAVLWTLDTPLYRNSLQYGFPVHLVE, from the coding sequence ATGAATGTGGTTATTGATGCTAATTTATTAGTTGTCCTCGTTCATGAAGAGTCTCGTAGTCAACGAGTTCGCAATAAATTCAATGAGTGGATTCGTGACGACGTAAAGATTCATGCTCCTAACTTGGTACAGTATGAAGTCGCTAATGCTTTGACTAGACTGGTGAGCGCCAATAGCTTTCCTCAACAGCAGTTAGCTCAAGCTTGGATTCTTTTAAATCGTTTGACTATTACTTATCATGATTTATCAGAAGGGACAAGAATAATCGAAATTGCTTTATCCTTGAAGCGCCAAAGCGCCTATGATGCATCTTATATTGCTTTAGCAGAAACTCTAGATGCTGTCCTTTGGACGTTGGATACTCCTTTATATCGAAATTCCCTTCAATATGGTTTTCCTGTTCATCTTGTAGAGTAG
- a CDS encoding class I SAM-dependent methyltransferase: MATFLRELSYQYQWLYDSISRVSALAVGGEYRFRRLALKDLPINSDTEILDLCCGSGQATQVLVTYSDKVTGLDASPLSLKRAQQNVPQANFVEGFAENMPLDNERFDLVHTSAALHEMSPEQLEEILREAYRVLKPGGVLAIADFHPPTNPIFIPGLYLFLFLFETETAWQLLKTDLRQTLQDIGFQVQSPILYGGGSLQVLQAYKPRE, encoded by the coding sequence ATGGCAACCTTTTTAAGAGAGTTAAGTTATCAATATCAGTGGTTATATGATTCCATTTCGCGGGTATCTGCTCTTGCAGTGGGCGGAGAATATCGGTTTCGTCGCCTGGCTTTAAAAGATTTGCCGATTAATTCAGATACAGAAATTTTAGATCTCTGTTGTGGTAGTGGTCAAGCGACGCAGGTTTTAGTGACTTATTCGGATAAGGTGACGGGGTTAGATGCGTCTCCCCTTTCCCTGAAAAGAGCGCAACAGAATGTTCCACAAGCGAACTTTGTGGAAGGGTTTGCGGAAAATATGCCTTTGGACAATGAGCGTTTTGATCTGGTGCATACAAGCGCTGCATTGCATGAAATGTCCCCAGAGCAACTCGAAGAGATCTTGCGGGAAGCCTACCGAGTATTGAAACCGGGGGGAGTTTTGGCGATCGCCGATTTTCATCCTCCCACCAACCCTATTTTCATCCCCGGATTATATCTGTTCCTGTTCCTGTTTGAAACAGAAACCGCCTGGCAGTTATTAAAAACAGACTTGAGACAGACTTTACAGGATATTGGTTTTCAGGTGCAATCCCCTATCCTCTACGGAGGAGGAAGTCTACAAGTGTTGCAAGCTTATAAACCAAGGGAGTAG
- a CDS encoding Uma2 family endonuclease: MRVTLSENQSNRDRVLLSNISWKTLEKLDIDLGETGARLIYLDGSLQIMSPLSNNHEEPKKTLSQLLELYLRTNNIRFYARGSTTLGSQELGGRKEPDESYCLHQRKSIPDLAIEIVVTTGGIDTLEVYRRVGVPEVWFWEDGTISVYCLHTNGYELVQKSQLLPELNLRSLEFHSRMADQYDAVNEFQRSLEK, from the coding sequence ATGAGGGTCACTCTATCGGAAAACCAATCGAATCGCGATCGGGTTTTACTCTCGAATATTAGTTGGAAAACGTTAGAGAAACTCGATATTGATTTAGGAGAAACAGGAGCGCGTTTAATCTATTTAGATGGATCTTTACAGATTATGTCTCCTTTGTCTAACAACCATGAAGAGCCTAAAAAAACATTGAGTCAGCTTTTGGAGCTTTATCTACGCACGAATAATATTCGGTTTTATGCACGGGGAAGTACAACCCTGGGAAGTCAAGAATTGGGAGGACGAAAGGAACCAGATGAGTCCTATTGTTTGCATCAGAGAAAGTCAATTCCAGATTTAGCGATTGAAATTGTAGTTACCACGGGTGGAATTGATACCTTGGAAGTGTATCGTCGGGTGGGAGTGCCAGAGGTGTGGTTTTGGGAAGATGGCACAATTTCCGTTTATTGTTTGCACACTAACGGCTATGAGTTGGTACAAAAGAGTCAACTTTTGCCAGAATTGAATTTGCGATCGCTAGAATTTCACTCCCGCATGGCAGATCAGTATGATGCCGTGAACGAATTTCAGCGATCGCTGGAAAAATAG
- a CDS encoding AAA family ATPase, translated as MKIQQISITGLFGVFDHVIPLNQEDRITIIHGPNGFGKTSILRLIDGLFNAKYSVLNSIPFGTFKVDFDDGNTLEVSKKDIYHHPESTLCIVSSLSEEPFYPKSIKFNLEMPSEIVEDFLPEIKRISRDEWLYTPTNDILSLEEIIYRFAKYRIPQGFLKDIKNPEWLEKIQENIPVRLVKSQRLSSFYSYNNSEKINREFGMESTIVQYSQKLANSIQHARSEYGRVSQSLDRTFPVRLVKKESEPKFTKEELRDQLNRLEEYRSHLIGLGLLDRGENIELKISLKEIDESTQSVLSVYMKDMKRKLDVFQEIANKIELLRKVVNHKFKYSYKKIEFNQKDGFVVSLSDHPLSSDDNGKNLDLTELSSGEQHELVLLYELLFKVKPNTLVLIDEPELSLHVGWQSEFLQDLQDIIKLADIDILMATHSPDIIQDRWDWTVELKRPKS; from the coding sequence ATGAAAATCCAACAAATTTCTATTACTGGCTTATTTGGTGTCTTCGATCACGTCATCCCTCTCAATCAAGAGGATCGTATCACCATCATTCATGGCCCCAATGGTTTTGGCAAAACCTCCATCCTGCGCTTAATAGATGGATTGTTTAATGCAAAATATTCCGTTTTGAACAGTATTCCATTTGGCACGTTTAAGGTCGATTTTGATGATGGAAATACCCTCGAAGTCTCAAAAAAAGATATCTATCATCACCCTGAGTCTACACTTTGCATTGTTTCTTCTTTAAGTGAAGAGCCATTTTATCCAAAATCCATAAAATTCAACCTTGAAATGCCTAGTGAGATTGTAGAAGATTTTCTGCCAGAAATTAAGAGAATCAGTAGAGACGAATGGCTATACACACCAACTAATGATATTCTGTCGCTTGAAGAAATTATTTATCGGTTTGCAAAATATAGAATACCTCAAGGTTTTTTGAAGGACATCAAAAATCCAGAGTGGTTAGAAAAAATCCAAGAAAATATTCCTGTAAGATTAGTCAAGTCTCAGCGATTATCATCATTTTATTCTTATAATAATTCTGAAAAGATAAATCGAGAATTTGGAATGGAATCGACCATTGTACAATATTCTCAAAAACTCGCAAATTCAATTCAACATGCGCGGAGTGAATATGGTAGAGTATCACAATCTTTGGACAGAACATTTCCAGTCAGATTAGTTAAAAAGGAAAGTGAACCTAAATTCACTAAAGAGGAACTACGAGATCAATTGAATAGACTAGAAGAATATCGCTCGCATTTAATAGGCTTGGGATTACTCGATAGGGGTGAAAATATTGAATTGAAGATCTCTTTAAAAGAGATAGATGAAAGCACTCAAAGTGTTTTATCAGTTTATATGAAAGATATGAAAAGAAAGCTAGACGTTTTTCAAGAAATTGCCAATAAGATAGAACTGCTCAGGAAAGTTGTCAATCATAAATTCAAATATTCTTATAAAAAAATAGAGTTCAATCAAAAGGATGGATTTGTGGTTAGCTTATCCGATCATCCCTTGTCTTCTGATGACAATGGGAAAAACTTAGATCTCACGGAATTATCATCTGGCGAGCAGCATGAATTGGTTTTGCTCTATGAGCTTTTATTCAAAGTAAAGCCTAATACTTTGGTTTTAATTGATGAACCGGAATTATCTCTGCATGTGGGATGGCAATCTGAGTTTTTACAGGATTTGCAAGATATTATTAAGCTGGCAGATATAGATATTCTCATGGCAACTCACTCACCCGATATCATCCAAGATCGTTGGGATTGGACAGTAGAACTCAAAAGACCAAAATCATGA
- a CDS encoding DUF4435 domain-containing protein, with translation MREQLTSNRDANAIRLKRQTFTGSFLLLEGGSDKKFYQRFTHENCKIEIVSGKPSSKQRVIEVLQILENDNFAGVLAIVDADFDRLEHPKTSSPNLLRTDTHDLETMLLQSWALDKVVSELGSENKIERFQKLGKSVRIALLDAGIVLGYLLWISQIEELNLKFKGIQYKKFINNETLDIDSQKFIQEVINNSQLHSLKVPELQERLNSQKSGDYDPWQVCCGHHLVEILSLALCKAIGNQNSTDVKADQLDIFLRLAYEEAYFEETQLYIKICGWERNNENFMVLRTGQ, from the coding sequence ATGAGAGAGCAACTAACTTCCAATCGTGATGCCAATGCTATTCGGCTCAAACGCCAAACGTTTACAGGTTCTTTCTTATTGCTTGAAGGAGGATCGGATAAGAAATTTTATCAACGTTTTACTCATGAAAATTGTAAAATCGAAATTGTTTCAGGTAAGCCTTCGAGTAAACAGCGAGTTATAGAAGTTTTGCAAATTTTGGAAAACGATAATTTTGCAGGAGTTTTAGCTATTGTCGATGCCGATTTTGATCGCTTAGAACATCCTAAAACTTCTAGTCCTAATCTGTTGCGTACTGATACCCATGATTTAGAGACGATGCTTTTGCAATCTTGGGCTTTAGATAAAGTAGTTTCTGAATTAGGTTCAGAAAACAAAATAGAACGGTTTCAAAAATTGGGTAAATCAGTACGGATAGCTTTACTAGATGCTGGTATTGTGCTGGGATATCTGCTATGGATTTCTCAAATAGAGGAATTAAACCTTAAATTTAAAGGGATTCAGTATAAGAAATTCATCAATAATGAAACCTTGGATATTGATTCACAAAAGTTCATTCAAGAAGTGATTAATAACTCGCAGTTGCATTCCCTAAAAGTTCCGGAGTTACAAGAACGATTAAATTCTCAGAAAAGTGGCGATTATGATCCTTGGCAAGTATGCTGTGGACATCACTTAGTGGAAATTCTTTCCTTAGCTTTGTGCAAAGCGATTGGCAATCAGAACTCTACCGATGTAAAAGCCGATCAGTTAGATATTTTTTTACGGTTGGCTTATGAAGAGGCTTATTTTGAAGAAACTCAACTTTACATCAAGATTTGTGGTTGGGAAAGGAATAATGAAAATTTTATGGTGCTTCGTACTGGTCAATAA
- a CDS encoding NblA/ycf18 family protein codes for MQMPGKLTLEQQFKMKVYEDQVQALTQEEAQTYLLEVLRQMMVKDNIVKHLMKNA; via the coding sequence ATGCAAATGCCTGGAAAACTAACTCTTGAGCAACAATTCAAGATGAAAGTCTACGAAGATCAAGTTCAGGCTTTAACTCAAGAAGAAGCTCAAACTTATCTACTCGAAGTGTTGCGTCAAATGATGGTGAAAGATAACATCGTTAAGCACCTGATGAAAAATGCTTAA
- a CDS encoding phycobiliprotein lyase, whose translation MDAMEFFQRSAGKWRSQRSTHHLAFRRAELGELEITVSALTPDDPRVQEICTMHEVDGQLAAGGALVQWHGTMGWDREGEGHEDSTVMVIVPDVDNPRKGKLLREKGYAEIVPVAGQYEMDDEDGLNLITEYETMSAIERFSFADDSDSIRLRTSTVKRFGGFNTASFCIETRIDSPAETNATALPEALKASWEKESAVSLLGW comes from the coding sequence ATGGATGCAATGGAATTTTTTCAGCGAAGTGCAGGAAAATGGCGATCGCAGCGTTCAACCCATCACCTGGCCTTTCGGCGTGCAGAGTTGGGAGAATTAGAAATCACCGTTAGCGCTTTAACTCCAGACGATCCAAGAGTCCAAGAAATTTGCACCATGCATGAAGTTGATGGCCAACTTGCTGCGGGTGGGGCATTGGTACAATGGCATGGCACCATGGGTTGGGATCGCGAAGGCGAAGGCCATGAGGATTCCACCGTTATGGTGATCGTTCCGGATGTGGATAATCCGCGCAAAGGGAAACTCTTGCGGGAAAAAGGCTATGCAGAAATTGTCCCCGTCGCTGGACAATATGAAATGGATGATGAAGACGGACTCAACTTAATCACCGAATACGAAACTATGAGCGCGATCGAGCGATTTTCCTTTGCCGATGATTCTGACTCGATTCGTCTGCGCACCAGTACGGTCAAACGTTTTGGGGGATTTAACACCGCCTCTTTCTGCATTGAAACCCGCATCGATTCCCCTGCCGAGACGAATGCAACTGCTCTGCCAGAAGCCCTAAAAGCGTCTTGGGAAAAAGAATCCGCCGTTTCTCTATTGGGATGGTAA